A window of the Thalassospira indica genome harbors these coding sequences:
- a CDS encoding peptidylprolyl isomerase translates to MNTQMFPDLVINGETIPQTAVAAELQNHTASKDNFADALRNAANALVIRTLLLQEARKNGIEAVPQEVSPNRFETNEEAMIRALLEAEIDIIPPSEDAIRAEWQKDPERFRSMPLWEVSHILCKCDPNDAVERELALRRANDILSELRKGGQTFENIARTQSDCGSRSAGGSLGQLRPGDTVPEFEASLRQLSEGEIAPEPVLSRYGYHVLRLDALAEGHPLPFETVKPKISEAMEKAQWARKAKAFVDGLIASSSITGADLGRGTNNTKPN, encoded by the coding sequence ATGAATACGCAAATGTTTCCCGATCTCGTCATCAATGGCGAAACCATTCCGCAAACAGCGGTTGCTGCGGAATTGCAAAACCACACAGCGTCAAAGGACAATTTTGCCGACGCTTTGCGTAACGCGGCAAATGCACTGGTCATCCGTACCCTGTTGCTTCAGGAAGCGCGCAAAAACGGTATTGAAGCAGTCCCGCAGGAAGTTTCACCAAACCGGTTTGAAACCAACGAAGAGGCCATGATCCGCGCATTGCTTGAAGCAGAAATCGATATCATCCCCCCAAGCGAAGACGCCATTCGTGCCGAATGGCAAAAGGATCCTGAACGGTTTCGCTCGATGCCGTTGTGGGAAGTGTCCCACATTCTGTGCAAATGCGATCCGAATGACGCCGTGGAGAGAGAACTGGCCCTCAGACGGGCAAACGATATCCTCAGCGAACTTCGCAAAGGTGGGCAAACGTTTGAAAATATTGCACGCACGCAAAGCGACTGTGGATCGCGTTCAGCTGGCGGATCGCTTGGTCAGTTGCGCCCCGGCGACACGGTGCCGGAATTTGAAGCCTCTCTTCGCCAGCTTTCTGAGGGCGAAATCGCGCCCGAGCCTGTACTGAGCAGATATGGCTATCACGTCCTCCGGCTAGATGCACTGGCAGAGGGGCATCCACTGCCGTTCGAGACCGTGAAACCAAAAATCTCCGAAGCGATGGAAAAAGCCCAATGGGCCCGCAAGGCAAAGGCGTTTGTCGACGGCCTTATTGCGTCCTCCTCCATCACCGGAGCCGACCTTGGACGCGGGACCAACAATACGAAACCCAATTAA
- the narJ gene encoding nitrate reductase molybdenum cofactor assembly chaperone, producing MDRTLKSFSLLLSYPTTELQEAMPEIGGVLASDTRLTAAARRDLRPLVEAMSNDDIYDLQERFVMLFDRSRSLSLNLFEHVHGESRDRGGAMVSLLETYRAGGFEPATTELPDHLPVLLEFLSTRPRAEVQDTLADAAHIFEAIRARLENRESPYQAVFSALQQLANVTADANAVAELLEQPEDDPNDLEALDEVWEESEVTFGPDPNAGCPQVRDILSRIDQPAGPVPPAAAE from the coding sequence ATGGACCGCACACTCAAATCGTTCTCGCTTCTGCTGAGCTATCCGACAACAGAACTGCAAGAAGCCATGCCTGAAATCGGTGGTGTTCTGGCATCGGACACCCGCCTGACAGCGGCGGCGCGTCGCGATCTGCGACCGTTGGTAGAGGCCATGTCAAACGATGACATCTACGATCTTCAGGAACGTTTCGTCATGCTGTTTGATCGTTCGCGCAGCCTGTCACTTAACCTGTTCGAACATGTTCACGGCGAAAGCCGCGACCGTGGTGGTGCCATGGTCAGCCTGCTTGAAACATATCGGGCTGGCGGCTTTGAACCGGCAACAACGGAGCTTCCAGACCATCTTCCTGTTCTGCTGGAATTCCTGTCAACCCGGCCGCGTGCAGAGGTGCAGGACACATTGGCTGACGCAGCACACATCTTTGAGGCAATCCGCGCCCGTCTTGAAAATCGCGAAAGCCCCTATCAGGCGGTGTTTTCCGCCTTGCAGCAACTGGCCAATGTCACGGCTGACGCCAATGCCGTTGCCGAACTCCTTGAACAACCTGAAGACGACCCCAATGACCTCGAGGCCCTCGACGAAGTCTGGGAGGAAAGCGAGGTCACGTTTGGACCGGACCCGAATGCCGGTTGCCCGCAGGTGCGTGACATTCTGTCGCGTATTGATCAACCCGCTGGACCGGTACCGCCGGCAGCAGCAGAGTAA
- a CDS encoding helix-turn-helix domain-containing protein produces MININQATDVSLCKVTREEQMSDSTFPEVRSLDLFADMSDENYAKLMRGAYLQTFPPHVDLIGEGEGADFLHVLVSGAVDLFSSWNNRETSVMIVKPVSTFILAATIRDARYLMSARTMEKSRIVMIPSQDVRAIFDLDAGFARAVVVELAACYRSVVKTTKNLKLRTALERLANYLLSRHRAYGAPASFDLDLEKRQLASVLGMTPENLSRAFKALQAYGVAVNGEKIEITNPALLQKFAKPTSLIDDDQT; encoded by the coding sequence TTGATAAATATCAATCAAGCGACAGACGTGTCTCTGTGCAAGGTGACAAGAGAGGAACAAATGTCCGATTCGACCTTCCCGGAGGTACGCAGTCTGGATCTCTTCGCTGATATGAGCGACGAGAACTATGCCAAGCTCATGCGCGGCGCTTATTTGCAAACATTTCCACCGCATGTTGACCTGATAGGTGAAGGTGAAGGTGCTGATTTCCTTCATGTTTTGGTCTCAGGCGCGGTGGATCTGTTTTCGAGTTGGAATAACCGGGAAACGAGTGTCATGATCGTCAAGCCGGTTTCAACTTTCATTCTTGCCGCTACCATTCGCGATGCTCGCTATTTGATGTCGGCCAGAACAATGGAGAAAAGCCGGATTGTCATGATCCCCAGTCAGGATGTTCGGGCGATCTTTGACCTTGATGCAGGCTTTGCACGTGCGGTTGTCGTCGAATTGGCCGCCTGTTATCGTTCAGTGGTCAAGACCACCAAGAACCTGAAGTTGCGCACAGCCCTCGAACGTCTGGCGAACTATTTGCTGTCCCGACATCGGGCCTATGGTGCCCCGGCGAGTTTCGATCTTGATCTGGAAAAACGGCAACTTGCGTCGGTTTTAGGGATGACACCCGAAAATCTCAGCCGCGCGTTCAAGGCACTTCAGGCATATGGGGTCGCGGTTAACGGAGAAAAAATAGAGATAACTAACCCCGCCCTTCTTCAGAAATTTGCCAAGCCGACATCTCTGATTGACGATGATCAAACGTAA
- a CDS encoding nitrate reductase subunit alpha has protein sequence MSHLLDRLNFFQNKELEKFSNNHGHVTRENRDWEDTYRNRWRHDKIVRSTHGVNCTGSCSWKIYVKSGIVTWETQQTDYPRTRAGLPNHEPRGCARGASYSWYLYSANRVKNPLIRGKLLKLWRRMRSTMNPIEAWTAIQNDPVLRASYVASRGKGGFVRATWDEATELVAAANAFTAKTYGPDRVFGFSPIPAMSMISYAAGSRYLSLLGGVCMSFYDWYCDLPPASPMTWGEQTDVPESADWYNAGYLILWGSNVPQTRTPDAHFYTEARYRGTKSAVICPDYSEAAKFGDVWLNAKQGTDAALALAFGHVILREFHLDRQTEYFEEYCRKYSDFPMLVKLDEKNGSLIPGRFLRASDLNGKLGEDNNPDWKTVAIDEKTGNLVAPNGSIGYRWGEAGEWNLEERAAGADTNLKTSLILEEDHDDIVGVDFPYFGGDASEHFATDAQHPNILTRNIPVKRVQTADGEIMVTTVFDLFCANYGLDRGLGGDWVTSDYADGMPGTPAWAEKITGVSADKIIHVAREFAQNAEKTKGKSMVIIGAAMNHWYHMDMNYRGVINMLVMCGCVGQSGGGWAHYVGQEKLRPQTGWQPLAFALDWGRPPRHMNSTSAWYAHTDQWRYETLTAKEILSPTAPDGDWDVSMIDYNIRAERMGWLPSAPQLKTNPLDVAKAAKAAGKEIPVYVAEQLKSGDLEMSCEDPDDPKNWPRNLFVWRSNLLGSSGKGHEYFLKHLLGTDHGVMGKDLGEEGRQLPKEAKWHDEGPRGKLDLLVCIDFRMSTTAVYSDVVLPTASWYEKNDLNTSDMHPFIHPLQAAVNPAYESKSDWEIFKAIAKKFQEIVPGYLDKETDIVALPILHDTPGEVAQDQVRDWKKDECELIPGKTAPNYIAVERDYAAIHDRFTALGPLLDKLGNGGKGINWKTEPEVQHLRDLNGVWQEGSAKGCAKIDTDIDATEVVLMLAPETNGEVAVKAWDALGKVTGRDHTHLALPKEDEKIRFRDIAAQPRKIISSPTWSGLESEHVCYNAGYTNVHELIPWRTLTGRQQLYQDHLWMRAFGEGFVSYRPPVDLKTVTEEINDEARDGVPHVVLNFITPHQKWGIHSTYTDNLLMLTLNRGGPVIWISEHDAKRAGIVDNDWVELYNTNGALTARAVVSQRIKDGTTFMYHAQEKIVNTPGSEKTGNRGGIHNSVTRTILKPTHMIGGYAQQSYGFNYYGTVGANRDEFVIVRKMQKIDWLDEEANDKEVGK, from the coding sequence ATGAGTCACCTCTTAGACAGACTGAACTTTTTTCAGAACAAAGAACTGGAAAAGTTTTCAAACAATCACGGTCACGTCACCCGCGAAAACCGCGACTGGGAAGACACCTATCGCAACCGCTGGCGCCATGACAAAATTGTTCGTTCGACACATGGTGTGAACTGCACCGGGTCGTGCAGTTGGAAAATCTATGTCAAATCCGGGATTGTCACCTGGGAAACCCAGCAGACCGATTACCCGCGCACCCGTGCCGGATTGCCAAACCATGAACCACGTGGTTGCGCCCGTGGGGCAAGCTATAGCTGGTATCTGTATTCTGCCAACCGCGTTAAAAACCCGCTGATCCGTGGCAAGCTGCTTAAGCTGTGGCGTCGGATGCGTTCGACAATGAACCCGATTGAAGCCTGGACAGCCATTCAAAATGACCCCGTCTTGCGCGCAAGCTATGTGGCAAGCCGTGGCAAGGGCGGGTTTGTCCGTGCAACCTGGGATGAGGCAACAGAACTGGTTGCCGCCGCAAACGCCTTTACGGCAAAAACTTATGGTCCTGACCGGGTGTTTGGTTTCTCGCCCATTCCGGCAATGTCGATGATCAGTTATGCGGCGGGCTCACGCTATCTCAGCCTTCTGGGCGGCGTGTGCATGTCATTCTATGACTGGTATTGCGATTTGCCGCCGGCGTCTCCGATGACCTGGGGGGAACAGACCGACGTTCCGGAATCCGCAGACTGGTACAATGCCGGATATCTGATCCTGTGGGGATCGAATGTGCCGCAAACCAGAACACCGGATGCGCATTTCTATACCGAGGCCCGGTATCGCGGAACCAAGTCAGCCGTCATTTGCCCGGATTATTCCGAAGCCGCAAAATTCGGTGACGTATGGCTGAATGCCAAGCAGGGTACGGATGCCGCACTGGCATTGGCGTTTGGCCATGTGATCCTGCGAGAATTCCATCTTGATCGTCAAACCGAATATTTCGAAGAATATTGCCGCAAATATTCGGACTTCCCGATGCTGGTGAAACTCGACGAAAAGAACGGTTCGCTTATTCCGGGGCGGTTCCTGCGCGCTTCTGATCTCAACGGCAAACTTGGCGAGGACAACAACCCCGACTGGAAAACCGTCGCGATTGACGAAAAGACCGGCAACCTGGTTGCGCCGAACGGGTCGATTGGCTACCGCTGGGGCGAAGCTGGTGAATGGAACCTGGAAGAACGTGCTGCGGGGGCTGACACCAACCTCAAGACGTCGCTGATCCTTGAAGAGGATCATGATGACATTGTCGGGGTTGATTTCCCCTATTTCGGTGGTGATGCCTCGGAGCATTTCGCAACTGATGCTCAGCATCCAAACATTCTGACCCGGAATATTCCGGTCAAACGCGTTCAGACTGCAGATGGGGAAATTATGGTTACGACCGTATTTGACCTGTTCTGTGCCAACTATGGCCTTGATCGCGGGCTGGGTGGCGACTGGGTCACCAGTGACTATGCCGACGGCATGCCCGGCACCCCGGCATGGGCCGAAAAGATTACCGGCGTTTCCGCCGACAAGATCATTCATGTTGCCCGTGAATTCGCCCAGAATGCCGAAAAGACCAAAGGCAAATCGATGGTCATCATCGGGGCTGCGATGAACCACTGGTACCACATGGATATGAACTATCGTGGTGTCATCAACATGCTGGTGATGTGCGGCTGTGTCGGCCAATCGGGTGGCGGTTGGGCCCACTATGTCGGACAGGAAAAACTCCGCCCGCAAACCGGCTGGCAACCACTGGCCTTTGCCCTTGATTGGGGACGCCCGCCCCGGCACATGAATTCGACCAGTGCCTGGTATGCCCATACCGATCAGTGGCGCTACGAGACGCTGACGGCCAAAGAAATCCTGTCTCCGACGGCGCCGGATGGGGACTGGGACGTTTCAATGATCGACTACAACATCCGTGCTGAGCGGATGGGGTGGCTGCCATCGGCACCGCAGCTGAAGACCAACCCGCTCGACGTTGCAAAGGCGGCGAAAGCCGCTGGCAAGGAAATTCCGGTCTATGTTGCCGAACAATTGAAGTCCGGAGATCTGGAAATGTCGTGCGAAGACCCGGATGATCCCAAAAACTGGCCGCGCAATCTGTTTGTGTGGCGGTCCAACCTGCTGGGGTCTTCGGGCAAGGGCCACGAATATTTCCTCAAACATCTGCTTGGCACTGACCACGGTGTCATGGGCAAGGATCTTGGCGAAGAAGGCCGTCAACTGCCCAAGGAAGCCAAATGGCATGATGAAGGCCCGCGCGGAAAGCTTGATCTTCTGGTCTGCATTGATTTCCGGATGAGCACGACCGCGGTCTATTCCGATGTCGTTCTGCCAACCGCAAGCTGGTACGAAAAGAACGATCTTAATACATCGGACATGCACCCGTTCATCCACCCGCTTCAGGCGGCTGTTAACCCGGCCTATGAAAGCAAGTCGGATTGGGAAATCTTCAAGGCCATTGCCAAGAAATTTCAGGAAATCGTTCCGGGTTATCTGGACAAGGAAACAGATATCGTTGCCTTGCCGATCCTTCATGACACACCGGGTGAAGTCGCCCAGGATCAGGTCAGGGACTGGAAGAAAGATGAATGCGAACTTATTCCCGGCAAGACTGCGCCAAACTATATCGCAGTTGAGCGCGATTACGCCGCAATCCATGACCGCTTTACCGCACTTGGTCCGTTGCTCGACAAGCTGGGCAATGGCGGCAAGGGGATCAACTGGAAGACCGAGCCGGAAGTTCAGCATCTTCGCGATTTGAACGGCGTGTGGCAGGAAGGTTCTGCCAAAGGCTGTGCGAAGATCGATACCGATATTGATGCCACAGAAGTGGTTCTGATGCTGGCACCCGAAACCAATGGTGAGGTTGCGGTCAAGGCATGGGATGCGCTTGGCAAGGTTACCGGACGCGATCACACACATCTTGCCCTTCCCAAGGAAGACGAAAAAATCCGCTTCCGCGATATTGCCGCCCAGCCGCGCAAGATCATCTCTTCGCCGACCTGGTCGGGACTTGAGTCCGAGCATGTCTGCTATAACGCGGGCTACACCAACGTTCACGAACTGATCCCGTGGCGAACCCTTACCGGGCGTCAGCAGCTTTATCAGGATCATCTGTGGATGCGGGCCTTTGGCGAAGGGTTTGTCTCCTATCGTCCGCCGGTCGATCTCAAGACCGTGACCGAGGAAATCAACGACGAGGCCCGTGACGGTGTGCCGCATGTCGTGCTGAACTTCATCACGCCGCACCAGAAATGGGGCATCCATTCGACCTATACCGACAACCTATTGATGCTCACACTCAACCGTGGCGGTCCGGTTATCTGGATCAGCGAACATGACGCGAAACGTGCGGGCATCGTCGATAACGACTGGGTGGAACTATACAACACCAACGGTGCGCTGACCGCGCGTGCGGTTGTATCCCAGCGCATCAAGGATGGTACGACCTTCATGTATCACGCTCAGGAGAAGATCGTGAATACGCCCGGCTCCGAGAAAACCGGCAATCGTGGCGGCATTCATAACTCTGTTACCCGCACCATCCTTAAACCCACGCATATGATCGGGGGCTATGCCCAGCAATCCTATGGTTTCAACTATTACGGAACCGTCGGGGCCAACCGTGATGAGTTCGTCATTGTCCGCAAAATGCAGAAAATCGACTGGCTTGACGAAGAAGCAAACGACAAGGAGGTCGGGAAATGA
- the narI gene encoding respiratory nitrate reductase subunit gamma, whose product MHNFLFGIYPYIALSVLVIGSIARYERDPFTWKTSSSQLLRRRQLMLGSVLFHVGVLVIFFGHLVGLLTPIWIFDALGITHGAKQTLAVVAGGIAGVMALIGGLMLFHRRITDPRIRKTSSFADIGILALLLAQLFLGIGTIFVSLEHLDGYEMTKFMAWAQGIFTFQSDAASHITNVAWIFKLHLVLGLTIFLVFPFTRLVHMLSVPVRYFLRPGYQIVRSRRTRPLSHR is encoded by the coding sequence ATGCATAACTTCCTTTTCGGGATCTATCCCTATATCGCGCTATCGGTCCTGGTTATCGGCTCTATCGCCCGATATGAACGTGATCCCTTCACCTGGAAAACATCATCAAGTCAGCTTCTGCGTCGCAGGCAATTGATGCTGGGCTCCGTTCTGTTCCATGTCGGTGTGCTGGTCATTTTCTTTGGCCATCTGGTCGGACTTTTGACGCCAATCTGGATTTTTGATGCCCTTGGGATCACTCATGGTGCCAAACAGACCCTGGCAGTTGTGGCCGGTGGCATTGCCGGTGTCATGGCCCTGATTGGCGGCCTGATGCTGTTTCATCGCCGGATCACCGATCCGCGTATCCGCAAAACGTCAAGCTTTGCCGATATAGGCATTCTGGCCCTGTTGCTGGCACAGCTTTTTCTTGGGATCGGCACCATCTTTGTGTCGCTTGAACATCTCGACGGGTATGAGATGACCAAGTTCATGGCTTGGGCACAGGGAATTTTCACGTTCCAGTCTGATGCCGCCAGCCACATTACCAATGTGGCCTGGATCTTCAAACTGCATCTGGTTCTGGGCCTGACGATTTTCCTGGTGTTCCCGTTCACGCGCCTTGTGCACATGCTGTCAGTTCCAGTGCGGTATTTCTTGCGTCCGGGGTATCAGATTGTCCGGTCACGCCGCACCAGACCTTTGTCACATCGATAA
- a CDS encoding nitrate/nitrite transporter, which translates to MHTLEGVSRTDQYRALGLSTFAFTICFAVWTIFSIIGVKIKQDLGLSDTQFGLLVATPVLTGSVSRIFLGVWTEQFGGRVIFPLQMLITAICVWLLTSVQSYEVFLIAALGLGLAGGSFIVGVAYTSRWFEKERQGTALGIFGSGNVGAAVTNFAAPFLVVALGWEETARIYAIVLAITAVVFFLLAKTDPLQKARLESGEKPVSTRSQLEPLKDIRVWRFATYYFFVFGGFVALASFLPRYYVGAYGLELTTAGVFAGLYSLPGSVFRALGGWMSDKWGARAVMYMTFIVSLIVLFIMSYPETTYLVSGINGPIQFNFGVSAGLFVAMTVVLGFVMSLGKAAVYKHIPVYYPYHVGSVGGLVGMIGGLGGFFLPISFGVLLDLTGVWTAPFMLLFALVAVSTVWMHVAIRRMERARHPGLADEKSLSDLPDKPLGKQVVTDWRPEDSGFWSNTGSAIARRNLWISIPCLLLAFAVWMVWSVVVSKLPVIGFTYTTGELFWLAALPGLSGATLRIFYSFMVPIFGGRVWTTVSTASLLLPALGIGFAVQDPNTSYSWFLVLALLCGFGGGNFASSMANIAYFYPKSSKGNALALNAGLGNLGVSVMQFVVPLVITAGVFGALGGEGQNIADGSTIFLQNAGFIWVPFIVVSTIAAWFGMNSIADAKASFKKQSIIFTRKHNWIMCILYTGTFGSFIGYSAGFPLLMNIQFPEVNALQYAFLGPLVGALSRAGTGWISDRLGGGRVTFWTFIGMIVAVAGVLQFLPLGDNTGHFWGFFACFMALFFLTGVGNASTFQMIPSIMRQEIPRLMPDADQATLLKQSELESSAIIAFTSAIAAYGAFFIPKAYGTSIALTGGPAGALWGFAVFYAVCVAITWFYYSRKNAPVPC; encoded by the coding sequence ATGCATACCTTAGAAGGGGTATCCCGAACCGATCAATACCGCGCGTTGGGGCTTAGTACTTTTGCCTTTACGATATGTTTCGCGGTCTGGACAATCTTTTCGATTATCGGGGTTAAAATCAAACAGGACCTCGGGCTGAGTGATACTCAGTTTGGCCTGCTGGTTGCGACACCGGTTTTGACCGGTTCCGTTAGCCGCATTTTCCTTGGTGTCTGGACAGAACAGTTCGGCGGGCGGGTTATCTTTCCACTACAGATGCTGATTACGGCAATTTGTGTGTGGCTTCTGACCTCGGTTCAAAGCTATGAAGTTTTTCTGATCGCCGCACTTGGCCTTGGCCTTGCCGGTGGTTCCTTCATCGTAGGTGTCGCCTATACGTCGCGCTGGTTCGAAAAGGAACGTCAGGGCACCGCGTTGGGCATCTTTGGTTCCGGCAATGTCGGCGCGGCGGTTACAAACTTTGCCGCCCCGTTTCTGGTTGTTGCTTTGGGATGGGAAGAAACGGCGCGTATCTATGCCATTGTGCTGGCCATTACGGCTGTAGTGTTCTTCCTCCTGGCGAAAACCGATCCGCTACAAAAAGCACGTCTGGAATCTGGCGAAAAGCCGGTATCGACACGTTCGCAGCTTGAACCCCTGAAAGACATTCGGGTCTGGCGTTTTGCCACCTATTACTTCTTTGTCTTTGGTGGCTTTGTTGCACTCGCAAGCTTTCTGCCGCGCTACTATGTCGGGGCCTATGGTTTGGAACTGACGACTGCAGGTGTATTTGCAGGGCTTTATTCATTGCCCGGTTCCGTTTTTCGCGCGCTTGGCGGCTGGATGTCCGACAAATGGGGGGCACGTGCTGTCATGTACATGACATTCATCGTGTCCCTGATTGTTTTGTTCATCATGAGCTATCCCGAAACGACATACCTTGTTTCGGGCATCAACGGACCTATCCAGTTCAACTTCGGTGTTTCTGCGGGTCTGTTTGTCGCGATGACCGTGGTACTTGGGTTCGTCATGAGCCTTGGCAAGGCTGCGGTCTACAAACATATCCCGGTCTATTATCCATACCATGTCGGATCAGTGGGTGGTCTGGTTGGTATGATCGGCGGTCTGGGCGGCTTTTTCCTGCCAATCTCCTTTGGCGTTTTGCTTGATCTGACCGGTGTCTGGACAGCACCCTTTATGCTTTTGTTTGCGCTGGTGGCTGTATCAACAGTCTGGATGCATGTTGCGATCCGCCGGATGGAACGTGCCCGTCACCCGGGACTTGCAGACGAAAAATCTCTTTCCGATTTGCCCGACAAGCCACTGGGAAAACAGGTCGTAACGGATTGGAGACCCGAAGACAGCGGCTTCTGGTCAAACACAGGCAGTGCCATTGCACGCCGTAACCTCTGGATTTCCATTCCGTGCCTGTTGCTTGCCTTTGCGGTTTGGATGGTCTGGTCGGTCGTGGTTTCCAAGCTGCCGGTTATCGGCTTCACCTACACGACCGGCGAGTTGTTCTGGCTGGCGGCGCTTCCGGGGCTGTCGGGGGCAACCTTGCGGATTTTCTATAGCTTCATGGTGCCTATTTTTGGGGGCCGTGTCTGGACAACCGTAAGTACGGCATCTTTGCTGTTGCCAGCACTTGGTATCGGCTTTGCCGTTCAGGATCCCAACACATCCTATAGCTGGTTTCTTGTTCTGGCCCTGCTGTGCGGGTTCGGAGGCGGCAACTTTGCATCATCCATGGCAAACATTGCCTATTTTTACCCGAAAAGCTCCAAAGGTAATGCGCTTGCACTGAATGCCGGGCTCGGAAATCTCGGGGTTTCGGTCATGCAATTCGTCGTGCCATTGGTCATTACTGCCGGTGTATTCGGTGCGCTTGGGGGGGAAGGCCAGAATATCGCTGATGGCAGCACGATCTTTTTGCAGAATGCCGGGTTCATCTGGGTACCCTTCATCGTGGTTTCGACGATTGCTGCCTGGTTTGGCATGAACAGTATTGCCGATGCCAAAGCCAGTTTCAAAAAGCAGTCGATCATCTTCACCCGCAAACACAACTGGATCATGTGCATTCTTTATACGGGCACATTTGGCAGTTTTATCGGTTACTCCGCCGGGTTCCCGTTGTTGATGAACATTCAATTCCCGGAAGTTAATGCCCTTCAATATGCCTTTCTTGGCCCACTGGTGGGTGCATTGAGCCGTGCCGGAACCGGTTGGATATCCGACCGGCTCGGTGGTGGCCGCGTCACCTTCTGGACGTTCATCGGCATGATTGTCGCTGTTGCTGGTGTCCTTCAATTCCTGCCGCTTGGGGACAATACCGGCCATTTCTGGGGTTTCTTTGCCTGCTTCATGGCTTTGTTCTTCCTGACCGGTGTTGGAAATGCGTCAACTTTCCAAATGATCCCGTCGATCATGCGTCAGGAAATTCCACGCCTGATGCCCGATGCCGACCAGGCCACCCTGCTGAAACAGTCAGAACTCGAAAGTTCAGCCATCATCGCCTTTACCAGTGCGATTGCCGCCTACGGCGCATTCTTCATTCCAAAAGCCTATGGCACATCCATTGCGCTGACCGGTGGCCCGGCAGGTGCACTTTGGGGCTTTGCAGTCTTCTACGCAGTTTGTGTCGCAATCACCTGGTTCTACTACAGCCGCAAGAACGCACCGGTTCCTTGCTGA
- the narH gene encoding nitrate reductase subunit beta — translation MRVRAQIGMVLNLDKCIGCHTCSVTCKNVWTSRDGVEYAWFNNVETKPGTGYPTDWENQNRWNGGWERTKSGKLQPKQGSKWRILANIFANPDLPEIDDYYEPFDFDYDHLKSAPEMKAFPTARPRSRITGERMEKIEKGPNWEEILGGEFSKRSEDYNFEGIQKEIYGEYENTFMMYLPRLCEHCLNPACAASCPSGAIYKREEDGIVLIDQEKCRGWRMCVSGCPYKKVYYNWSTGKSEKCTMCYPRIESGNPTVCSETCVGRIRYIGVMLYDADKIEAAANAEETTDLYDAQLGVFLDPKDPEVIAAARADGIPEDWIKAAQDSPIWKMAMEWKVAFPLHPEYRTLPMVWYIPPLSPIQNAAEAGAIGMDGAMPDVRNLRIPLKYLANMLTAGDEEPVAHALERMLAMRAYMRSKTVDGVIDESVAKRVGLDGATIEDMYKIMALADYEDRFVIPTTHREQVEEAYDLRGGEGFTNCNGCSSGISQGSLFGGSKKPLKMPEEVR, via the coding sequence ATGAGAGTCCGCGCACAAATCGGCATGGTGCTGAACCTCGACAAATGCATTGGGTGTCATACCTGTTCGGTAACTTGCAAAAACGTCTGGACCAGCCGCGATGGCGTTGAATACGCCTGGTTCAACAACGTCGAAACCAAACCGGGTACCGGCTATCCGACCGACTGGGAAAACCAGAACCGCTGGAACGGTGGTTGGGAACGCACCAAGTCGGGCAAGCTGCAACCCAAACAGGGATCGAAATGGCGCATTCTGGCAAATATCTTTGCCAATCCGGATTTGCCGGAAATCGACGACTATTACGAGCCGTTCGACTTCGATTACGATCACCTGAAATCCGCCCCGGAAATGAAAGCCTTTCCGACGGCCCGTCCGCGCTCACGCATTACCGGCGAACGGATGGAAAAAATCGAAAAAGGTCCGAACTGGGAAGAGATTCTGGGCGGAGAGTTTTCGAAACGCTCGGAAGATTATAATTTCGAGGGCATCCAGAAGGAAATCTACGGCGAATACGAAAATACATTCATGATGTATTTGCCGCGCCTGTGTGAACACTGCCTGAACCCGGCATGTGCCGCAAGTTGCCCGTCTGGTGCGATTTACAAGCGTGAAGAAGACGGCATCGTCCTGATTGATCAGGAAAAATGCCGCGGATGGCGCATGTGTGTTTCCGGCTGCCCCTACAAAAAGGTGTATTACAACTGGTCGACCGGAAAGTCGGAAAAATGCACCATGTGCTATCCGCGTATTGAGTCCGGCAACCCGACGGTATGCTCCGAAACCTGTGTCGGGCGCATCCGCTATATCGGTGTCATGCTTTATGATGCTGACAAGATCGAAGCCGCGGCCAATGCCGAAGAAACCACCGATCTTTATGATGCCCAGCTTGGTGTGTTCCTGGATCCGAAAGATCCGGAAGTTATCGCGGCGGCCCGTGCCGACGGCATTCCGGAAGACTGGATCAAGGCAGCCCAGGACAGCCCGATCTGGAAAATGGCGATGGAGTGGAAAGTTGCCTTCCCGCTGCATCCGGAATACCGCACCCTTCCGATGGTTTGGTATATCCCGCCACTTTCCCCGATCCAGAATGCTGCCGAAGCCGGTGCAATCGGCATGGACGGGGCAATGCCCGATGTCCGCAACCTTCGCATTCCTTTGAAATACCTTGCCAATATGCTGACAGCAGGGGACGAGGAGCCAGTGGCACATGCTCTCGAACGGATGTTGGCCATGCGGGCCTATATGCGGTCGAAAACCGTCGATGGTGTCATTGATGAGTCGGTCGCCAAGCGCGTCGGTCTTGATGGTGCAACCATCGAGGACATGTACAAAATCATGGCGCTTGCCGATTACGAAGACCGGTTCGTCATCCCGACCACCCATCGCGAACAGGTCGAGGAAGCCTATGACCTGCGTGGCGGCGAAGGGTTCACCAACTGCAACGGTTGTTCTTCGGGCATCAGTCAGGGGTCCCTGTTTGGTGGCAGCAAGAAGCCTCTGAAAATGCCAGAGGAGGTACGCTGA